A genome region from Megalobrama amblycephala isolate DHTTF-2021 linkage group LG18, ASM1881202v1, whole genome shotgun sequence includes the following:
- the grin1a gene encoding glutamate receptor ionotropic, NMDA 1a isoform X1, with product MRLLLLAALFSCSCVRGGCEPKIVNIGAVLSQKRYEQVFKDAVTQANLVYGRDKFKLTAISVTHKANAIQMALSVCEDLISSQVYAILVSHPPQSNDHLTPTPVSYTAGFYRIPVVGLTTRMSIYSDKSIHLSFLRTVPPYSHQAHVWFDMMREFRWNHIILIVSDDHEGRAAQKRLETLLEERETKNKKRNYENQDQLSFDNKRGPKAEKVLQFNQETNLTALLLEAKELEARVIILSASEEDAAAVYKTARFLNMTGSGYVWLVGEREMSGKALSEAPDGLIGLQLINGKNESAHISDAVAVVAQSIQELFEKENITEPPRGCVGNTNIWKTGPLFKRVLMSSKYPEGLTGRVEFNDDGDRKYAHYSILNYQKSRLIQVGIYNGTQVVMNKQRKIIWPGGETERPRGFQMSTRLKIVTIHQEPFVYVKPTTLEGTCKEEYTPNGVLIKKVICTGPNETIPGNPSGRPIVPQCCYGFCVDLLIKLAMTMNFTYEVHLVADGKFGTQERVNNSNKKEWNGMMGELLGGLADMIVAPLTINNERAQYIEFSKPFKYQGLTILVKKEIPRSTLDSFMQPFQSTLWLLVGLSVHVVAVMLYLLDRFSPFGRFKVNSEEEEEDALTLSSAMWFSWGVLLNSGIGEGAPRSFSARILGMVWAGFAMIIVASYTANLAAFLVLDRPEERITGINDPRLRNPSDKFIYATVKQSSVDIYFRRQVELSTMYRHMEKHNYESAAEAIQAVRDNKLHAFIWDSAVLEFEASQKCDLVTTGELFFRSGFGIGMRKDSPWKQNVSLAILSSHENGFMEDLDKTWVRYQECDSRSNAPATLTFENMAGVFMLVAGGIAAGIFLIFIEIAYKRHKDARRKQMQLAFAAVNVWRKNLQDNKESSGSQAVGAAGTPSLPSSSVETQDDRKSGRADSDPKKKPSFRSISTTLASSIKRRRSSKDTQFPPTDITGQLNLSDPSVSTVV from the exons ATGCGTCTGCTTCTGCTGGCTGCGTTATTCTCCTGCTCCTGCGTGCGAGGCGGCTGCGAGCCCAAGATTGTGAACATTGGGGCCGTCCTGAGCCAGAAGAGATACGAGCAGGTGTTCAAGGATGCGGTTACCCAGGCGAACCTGGTGTACGGAAGGGATAAATTCAAGTTGACCGCCATCTCCGTCACTCACAAAGCCAATGCGATTCAGATGGCGCTGTCTGTGTGCGAGGATCTTATTTCCAGTCAG GTGTACGCCATCCTGGTGAGCCATCCACCTCAGTCTAATGACCATCTGACGCCCACTCCGGTCTCCTACACCGCAGGGTTCTACCGCATACCTGTAGTTGGGCTCACCACCAGGATGTCCATTTACTCAGACAAG AGCATCCATCTCTCGTTCCTGCGTACAGTGCCACCATATTCCCACCAGGCACATGTTTGGTTTGACATGATGCGGGAGTTCCGCTGGAATCACATCATTCTAATCGTCAGTGACGACCATGAAGGCAGAGCAGCGCAGAAAAGACTAGAAACTCTTCTGGAGGAGAGAGAGACCAAG aataaaaaaaggaacTATGAAAACCAAGACCAACTGTCCTTTGACAACAAGAGAGGACCTAAG GCCGAGAAAGTACTTCAGTTCAACCAAGAGACTAACTTAACTGCTCTGCTCCTGGAGGCCAAAGAGCTGGAGGCTCGAGTGATCATTCTCTCTGCCAG TGAGGAAGATGCAGCCGCCGTGTACAAAACAGCGCGCTTCCTCAACATGACAGGCTCAGGCTATGTATGGCTGGTCGGGGAGCGTGAGATGTCCGGTAAAGCTTTGAGCGAAGCCCCTGATG GGCTGATTGGCCTCCAGCTCATCAACGGCAAGAATGAGTCGGCACACATCAGCGATGCCGTTGCAGTCGTAGCCCAGTCCATCCAAGAGCTCTTTGAGAAAGAGAACATCACAGAACCTCCAAGGGGCTGCGTGGGAAATACCAACATCTGGAAGACAGGGCCACTCTTTAAAAG GGTATTGATGTCTTCTAAGTACCCTGAGGGCCTAACAGGACGCGTTGAGTTCAATGATGACGGTGACAGAAAATACGCTCATTACAGCATTCTCAACTACCAGAAGAGCAGACTGATTCAAGTCGGCATTTACAATGGAACACAA GTGGTGATGAATAAACAGAGGAAGATCATTTGGCCTGGAGGTGAAACAGAGAGACCGAGAGGATTCCAGATGTCTACTCGATTAAAG ATAGTGACCATTCATCAGGAACCCTTTGTGTATGTGAAGCCAACTACGCTGGAAGGGACCTGCAAGGAAGAGTACACACCTAACGGAGTCTTAATTAAAAAGGTGATCTGCACTGGACCAAATGAGACCATCCCAGGTAACCCATCAG GACGCCCAATTGTTCCCCAATGTTGCTACGGATTTTGTGTCGACCTTCTGATCAAACTGGCAATGACCATGAACTTCACCTATGAAGTACACCTGGTGGCAGATGGGAAATTTGGAACACAGGAAAGA GTAAATAACAGTAACAAGAAGGAGTGGAACGGCATGATGGGTGAGCTCCTGGGTGGCCTTGCTGATATGATCGTTGCTCCCTTGACGATCAACAATGAACGAGCCCAGTACATAGAATTCTCCAAGCCTTTTAAATACCAGGGACTGACTATCCTTGTGAAAAAG GAAATTCCTCGTAGTACACTGGACTCGTTCATGCAGCCATTTCAGAGTACACTGTGGCTACTGGTGGGTCTGTCGGTACATGTGGTGGCGGTGATGCTTTACCTACTAGACCGGTTCAG CCCATTTGGAAGGTTTAAAGTAAACAgcgaagaagaagaagaggatgCCCTCACCTTATCTTCAGCTATGTGGTTTTCCTGGGGCGTTTTGTTGAACTCTGGAATCGGAGAAG GTGCCCCACGTAGTTTTTCAGCGAGAATCTTAGGAATGGTGTGGGCTGGCTTCGCTATGATTATAGTAGCATCTTATACTGCCAACCTGGCTGCCTTCCTGGTGTTGGACCGGCCTGAGGAGCGCATCACCGGCATCAATGACCCAAGG ctgaggAACCCATCAGACAAGTTCATCTATGCCACAGTGAAGCAGAGTTCGGTGGATATTTACTTCCGGCGACAAGTTGAGCTGAGCACCATGTACCGCCACATGGAGAAGCACAACTACGAGAGCGCCGCTGAAGCCATCCAGGCTGTTCGGGACAA CAAGCTGCATGCTTTCATCTGGGACTCTGCGGTGCTGGAGTTTGAAGCCTCGCAGAAGTGCGACCTGGTGACCACGGGAGAGCTGTTTTTCCGTTCGGGCTTTGGCATAGGCATGCGCAAGGACAGCCCCTGGAAACAGAATGTGTCCCTGGCTATTCTCAG TTCCCATGAGAATGGCTTCATGGAGGACCTAGATAAAACCTGGGTGAGATACCAGGAGTGTGACTCAAGGAGCAATGCCCCAGCCACACTCACCTTTGAGAATATGGCAG GTGTCTTCATGCTAGTTGCTGGAGGCATTGCAGCAGGCATCTTCCTCATCTTCATCGAAATTGCATATAAGCGCCATAAAGACGCCCGCAGGAAGCAGATGCAGCTAGCCTTTGCGGCCGTCAATGTTTGGAGGAAGAACCTACAG GACAATAAGGAGAGCTCAGGGAGTCAAGCTGTGGGTGCGGCTGGGACTCCATCTTTA CCCTCTTCCTCTGTAGAGACTCAGGAT GATAGGAAAAGTGGTAGAGCAGACAGCGACCCAAAAAAGAAACCCTCTTTTAGGTCCATCAGTACCACCCTGGCCTCCAGCATCAAGAGACGTAGGTCCTCCAAAGACACG
- the grin1a gene encoding glutamate receptor ionotropic, NMDA 1a isoform X6 → MRLLLLAALFSCSCVRGGCEPKIVNIGAVLSQKRYEQVFKDAVTQANLVYGRDKFKLTAISVTHKANAIQMALSVCEDLISSQVYAILVSHPPQSNDHLTPTPVSYTAGFYRIPVVGLTTRMSIYSDKSIHLSFLRTVPPYSHQAHVWFDMMREFRWNHIILIVSDDHEGRAAQKRLETLLEERETKNKKRNYENQDQLSFDNKRGPKAEKVLQFNQETNLTALLLEAKELEARVIILSASEEDAAAVYKTARFLNMTGSGYVWLVGEREMSGKALSEAPDGLIGLQLINGKNESAHISDAVAVVAQSIQELFEKENITEPPRGCVGNTNIWKTGPLFKRVLMSSKYPEGLTGRVEFNDDGDRKYAHYSILNYQKSRLIQVGIYNGTQVVMNKQRKIIWPGGETERPRGFQMSTRLKIVTIHQEPFVYVKPTTLEGTCKEEYTPNGVLIKKVICTGPNETIPGNPSGRPIVPQCCYGFCVDLLIKLAMTMNFTYEVHLVADGKFGTQERVNNSNKKEWNGMMGELLGGLADMIVAPLTINNERAQYIEFSKPFKYQGLTILVKKEIPRSTLDSFMQPFQSTLWLLVGLSVHVVAVMLYLLDRFSPFGRFKVNSEEEEEDALTLSSAMWFSWGVLLNSGIGEGAPRSFSARILGMVWAGFAMIIVASYTANLAAFLVLDRPEERITGINDPRLRNPSDKFIYATVKQSSVDIYFRRQVELSTMYRHMEKHNYESAAEAIQAVRDNKLHAFIWDSAVLEFEASQKCDLVTTGELFFRSGFGIGMRKDSPWKQNVSLAILSSHENGFMEDLDKTWVRYQECDSRSNAPATLTFENMAGVFMLVAGGIAAGIFLIFIEIAYKRHKDARRKQMQLAFAAVNVWRKNLQDNKESSGSQAVGAAGTPSLPSSSVETQDQFPPTDITGQLNLSDPSVSTVV, encoded by the exons ATGCGTCTGCTTCTGCTGGCTGCGTTATTCTCCTGCTCCTGCGTGCGAGGCGGCTGCGAGCCCAAGATTGTGAACATTGGGGCCGTCCTGAGCCAGAAGAGATACGAGCAGGTGTTCAAGGATGCGGTTACCCAGGCGAACCTGGTGTACGGAAGGGATAAATTCAAGTTGACCGCCATCTCCGTCACTCACAAAGCCAATGCGATTCAGATGGCGCTGTCTGTGTGCGAGGATCTTATTTCCAGTCAG GTGTACGCCATCCTGGTGAGCCATCCACCTCAGTCTAATGACCATCTGACGCCCACTCCGGTCTCCTACACCGCAGGGTTCTACCGCATACCTGTAGTTGGGCTCACCACCAGGATGTCCATTTACTCAGACAAG AGCATCCATCTCTCGTTCCTGCGTACAGTGCCACCATATTCCCACCAGGCACATGTTTGGTTTGACATGATGCGGGAGTTCCGCTGGAATCACATCATTCTAATCGTCAGTGACGACCATGAAGGCAGAGCAGCGCAGAAAAGACTAGAAACTCTTCTGGAGGAGAGAGAGACCAAG aataaaaaaaggaacTATGAAAACCAAGACCAACTGTCCTTTGACAACAAGAGAGGACCTAAG GCCGAGAAAGTACTTCAGTTCAACCAAGAGACTAACTTAACTGCTCTGCTCCTGGAGGCCAAAGAGCTGGAGGCTCGAGTGATCATTCTCTCTGCCAG TGAGGAAGATGCAGCCGCCGTGTACAAAACAGCGCGCTTCCTCAACATGACAGGCTCAGGCTATGTATGGCTGGTCGGGGAGCGTGAGATGTCCGGTAAAGCTTTGAGCGAAGCCCCTGATG GGCTGATTGGCCTCCAGCTCATCAACGGCAAGAATGAGTCGGCACACATCAGCGATGCCGTTGCAGTCGTAGCCCAGTCCATCCAAGAGCTCTTTGAGAAAGAGAACATCACAGAACCTCCAAGGGGCTGCGTGGGAAATACCAACATCTGGAAGACAGGGCCACTCTTTAAAAG GGTATTGATGTCTTCTAAGTACCCTGAGGGCCTAACAGGACGCGTTGAGTTCAATGATGACGGTGACAGAAAATACGCTCATTACAGCATTCTCAACTACCAGAAGAGCAGACTGATTCAAGTCGGCATTTACAATGGAACACAA GTGGTGATGAATAAACAGAGGAAGATCATTTGGCCTGGAGGTGAAACAGAGAGACCGAGAGGATTCCAGATGTCTACTCGATTAAAG ATAGTGACCATTCATCAGGAACCCTTTGTGTATGTGAAGCCAACTACGCTGGAAGGGACCTGCAAGGAAGAGTACACACCTAACGGAGTCTTAATTAAAAAGGTGATCTGCACTGGACCAAATGAGACCATCCCAGGTAACCCATCAG GACGCCCAATTGTTCCCCAATGTTGCTACGGATTTTGTGTCGACCTTCTGATCAAACTGGCAATGACCATGAACTTCACCTATGAAGTACACCTGGTGGCAGATGGGAAATTTGGAACACAGGAAAGA GTAAATAACAGTAACAAGAAGGAGTGGAACGGCATGATGGGTGAGCTCCTGGGTGGCCTTGCTGATATGATCGTTGCTCCCTTGACGATCAACAATGAACGAGCCCAGTACATAGAATTCTCCAAGCCTTTTAAATACCAGGGACTGACTATCCTTGTGAAAAAG GAAATTCCTCGTAGTACACTGGACTCGTTCATGCAGCCATTTCAGAGTACACTGTGGCTACTGGTGGGTCTGTCGGTACATGTGGTGGCGGTGATGCTTTACCTACTAGACCGGTTCAG CCCATTTGGAAGGTTTAAAGTAAACAgcgaagaagaagaagaggatgCCCTCACCTTATCTTCAGCTATGTGGTTTTCCTGGGGCGTTTTGTTGAACTCTGGAATCGGAGAAG GTGCCCCACGTAGTTTTTCAGCGAGAATCTTAGGAATGGTGTGGGCTGGCTTCGCTATGATTATAGTAGCATCTTATACTGCCAACCTGGCTGCCTTCCTGGTGTTGGACCGGCCTGAGGAGCGCATCACCGGCATCAATGACCCAAGG ctgaggAACCCATCAGACAAGTTCATCTATGCCACAGTGAAGCAGAGTTCGGTGGATATTTACTTCCGGCGACAAGTTGAGCTGAGCACCATGTACCGCCACATGGAGAAGCACAACTACGAGAGCGCCGCTGAAGCCATCCAGGCTGTTCGGGACAA CAAGCTGCATGCTTTCATCTGGGACTCTGCGGTGCTGGAGTTTGAAGCCTCGCAGAAGTGCGACCTGGTGACCACGGGAGAGCTGTTTTTCCGTTCGGGCTTTGGCATAGGCATGCGCAAGGACAGCCCCTGGAAACAGAATGTGTCCCTGGCTATTCTCAG TTCCCATGAGAATGGCTTCATGGAGGACCTAGATAAAACCTGGGTGAGATACCAGGAGTGTGACTCAAGGAGCAATGCCCCAGCCACACTCACCTTTGAGAATATGGCAG GTGTCTTCATGCTAGTTGCTGGAGGCATTGCAGCAGGCATCTTCCTCATCTTCATCGAAATTGCATATAAGCGCCATAAAGACGCCCGCAGGAAGCAGATGCAGCTAGCCTTTGCGGCCGTCAATGTTTGGAGGAAGAACCTACAG GACAATAAGGAGAGCTCAGGGAGTCAAGCTGTGGGTGCGGCTGGGACTCCATCTTTA CCCTCTTCCTCTGTAGAGACTCAGGAT
- the grin1a gene encoding glutamate receptor ionotropic, NMDA 1a isoform X3: MRLLLLAALFSCSCVRGGCEPKIVNIGAVLSQKRYEQVFKDAVTQANLVYGRDKFKLTAISVTHKANAIQMALSVCEDLISSQVYAILVSHPPQSNDHLTPTPVSYTAGFYRIPVVGLTTRMSIYSDKSIHLSFLRTVPPYSHQAHVWFDMMREFRWNHIILIVSDDHEGRAAQKRLETLLEERETKNKKRNYENQDQLSFDNKRGPKAEKVLQFNQETNLTALLLEAKELEARVIILSASEEDAAAVYKTARFLNMTGSGYVWLVGEREMSGKALSEAPDGLIGLQLINGKNESAHISDAVAVVAQSIQELFEKENITEPPRGCVGNTNIWKTGPLFKRVLMSSKYPEGLTGRVEFNDDGDRKYAHYSILNYQKSRLIQVGIYNGTQVVMNKQRKIIWPGGETERPRGFQMSTRLKIVTIHQEPFVYVKPTTLEGTCKEEYTPNGVLIKKVICTGPNETIPGNPSGRPIVPQCCYGFCVDLLIKLAMTMNFTYEVHLVADGKFGTQERVNNSNKKEWNGMMGELLGGLADMIVAPLTINNERAQYIEFSKPFKYQGLTILVKKEIPRSTLDSFMQPFQSTLWLLVGLSVHVVAVMLYLLDRFSPFGRFKVNSEEEEEDALTLSSAMWFSWGVLLNSGIGEGAPRSFSARILGMVWAGFAMIIVASYTANLAAFLVLDRPEERITGINDPRLRNPSDKFIYATVKQSSVDIYFRRQVELSTMYRHMEKHNYESAAEAIQAVRDNKLHAFIWDSAVLEFEASQKCDLVTTGELFFRSGFGIGMRKDSPWKQNVSLAILSSHENGFMEDLDKTWVRYQECDSRSNAPATLTFENMAGVFMLVAGGIAAGIFLIFIEIAYKRHKDARRKQMQLAFAAVNVWRKNLQPSSSVETQDDRKSGRADSDPKKKPSFRSISTTLASSIKRRRSSKDTQFPPTDITGQLNLSDPSVSTVV; encoded by the exons ATGCGTCTGCTTCTGCTGGCTGCGTTATTCTCCTGCTCCTGCGTGCGAGGCGGCTGCGAGCCCAAGATTGTGAACATTGGGGCCGTCCTGAGCCAGAAGAGATACGAGCAGGTGTTCAAGGATGCGGTTACCCAGGCGAACCTGGTGTACGGAAGGGATAAATTCAAGTTGACCGCCATCTCCGTCACTCACAAAGCCAATGCGATTCAGATGGCGCTGTCTGTGTGCGAGGATCTTATTTCCAGTCAG GTGTACGCCATCCTGGTGAGCCATCCACCTCAGTCTAATGACCATCTGACGCCCACTCCGGTCTCCTACACCGCAGGGTTCTACCGCATACCTGTAGTTGGGCTCACCACCAGGATGTCCATTTACTCAGACAAG AGCATCCATCTCTCGTTCCTGCGTACAGTGCCACCATATTCCCACCAGGCACATGTTTGGTTTGACATGATGCGGGAGTTCCGCTGGAATCACATCATTCTAATCGTCAGTGACGACCATGAAGGCAGAGCAGCGCAGAAAAGACTAGAAACTCTTCTGGAGGAGAGAGAGACCAAG aataaaaaaaggaacTATGAAAACCAAGACCAACTGTCCTTTGACAACAAGAGAGGACCTAAG GCCGAGAAAGTACTTCAGTTCAACCAAGAGACTAACTTAACTGCTCTGCTCCTGGAGGCCAAAGAGCTGGAGGCTCGAGTGATCATTCTCTCTGCCAG TGAGGAAGATGCAGCCGCCGTGTACAAAACAGCGCGCTTCCTCAACATGACAGGCTCAGGCTATGTATGGCTGGTCGGGGAGCGTGAGATGTCCGGTAAAGCTTTGAGCGAAGCCCCTGATG GGCTGATTGGCCTCCAGCTCATCAACGGCAAGAATGAGTCGGCACACATCAGCGATGCCGTTGCAGTCGTAGCCCAGTCCATCCAAGAGCTCTTTGAGAAAGAGAACATCACAGAACCTCCAAGGGGCTGCGTGGGAAATACCAACATCTGGAAGACAGGGCCACTCTTTAAAAG GGTATTGATGTCTTCTAAGTACCCTGAGGGCCTAACAGGACGCGTTGAGTTCAATGATGACGGTGACAGAAAATACGCTCATTACAGCATTCTCAACTACCAGAAGAGCAGACTGATTCAAGTCGGCATTTACAATGGAACACAA GTGGTGATGAATAAACAGAGGAAGATCATTTGGCCTGGAGGTGAAACAGAGAGACCGAGAGGATTCCAGATGTCTACTCGATTAAAG ATAGTGACCATTCATCAGGAACCCTTTGTGTATGTGAAGCCAACTACGCTGGAAGGGACCTGCAAGGAAGAGTACACACCTAACGGAGTCTTAATTAAAAAGGTGATCTGCACTGGACCAAATGAGACCATCCCAGGTAACCCATCAG GACGCCCAATTGTTCCCCAATGTTGCTACGGATTTTGTGTCGACCTTCTGATCAAACTGGCAATGACCATGAACTTCACCTATGAAGTACACCTGGTGGCAGATGGGAAATTTGGAACACAGGAAAGA GTAAATAACAGTAACAAGAAGGAGTGGAACGGCATGATGGGTGAGCTCCTGGGTGGCCTTGCTGATATGATCGTTGCTCCCTTGACGATCAACAATGAACGAGCCCAGTACATAGAATTCTCCAAGCCTTTTAAATACCAGGGACTGACTATCCTTGTGAAAAAG GAAATTCCTCGTAGTACACTGGACTCGTTCATGCAGCCATTTCAGAGTACACTGTGGCTACTGGTGGGTCTGTCGGTACATGTGGTGGCGGTGATGCTTTACCTACTAGACCGGTTCAG CCCATTTGGAAGGTTTAAAGTAAACAgcgaagaagaagaagaggatgCCCTCACCTTATCTTCAGCTATGTGGTTTTCCTGGGGCGTTTTGTTGAACTCTGGAATCGGAGAAG GTGCCCCACGTAGTTTTTCAGCGAGAATCTTAGGAATGGTGTGGGCTGGCTTCGCTATGATTATAGTAGCATCTTATACTGCCAACCTGGCTGCCTTCCTGGTGTTGGACCGGCCTGAGGAGCGCATCACCGGCATCAATGACCCAAGG ctgaggAACCCATCAGACAAGTTCATCTATGCCACAGTGAAGCAGAGTTCGGTGGATATTTACTTCCGGCGACAAGTTGAGCTGAGCACCATGTACCGCCACATGGAGAAGCACAACTACGAGAGCGCCGCTGAAGCCATCCAGGCTGTTCGGGACAA CAAGCTGCATGCTTTCATCTGGGACTCTGCGGTGCTGGAGTTTGAAGCCTCGCAGAAGTGCGACCTGGTGACCACGGGAGAGCTGTTTTTCCGTTCGGGCTTTGGCATAGGCATGCGCAAGGACAGCCCCTGGAAACAGAATGTGTCCCTGGCTATTCTCAG TTCCCATGAGAATGGCTTCATGGAGGACCTAGATAAAACCTGGGTGAGATACCAGGAGTGTGACTCAAGGAGCAATGCCCCAGCCACACTCACCTTTGAGAATATGGCAG GTGTCTTCATGCTAGTTGCTGGAGGCATTGCAGCAGGCATCTTCCTCATCTTCATCGAAATTGCATATAAGCGCCATAAAGACGCCCGCAGGAAGCAGATGCAGCTAGCCTTTGCGGCCGTCAATGTTTGGAGGAAGAACCTACAG CCCTCTTCCTCTGTAGAGACTCAGGAT GATAGGAAAAGTGGTAGAGCAGACAGCGACCCAAAAAAGAAACCCTCTTTTAGGTCCATCAGTACCACCCTGGCCTCCAGCATCAAGAGACGTAGGTCCTCCAAAGACACG